From a single Candidatus Woesearchaeota archaeon genomic region:
- a CDS encoding metallophosphoesterase, with protein sequence MRILAAGDLHGDRTLAQRLAEKAEKEQVDLVIITGDITHFDQGSDGMMGPFVKKKKKVLFVPGNHDSFATADFLVSMYGIKNIHGYSVRYDDVGIFGCGGANVGPVTMLQEKEIQDLLQKGFDRIKYLPKKIMVTHVHPSETAMEKFSTFIPGSSGVKKAVEAMKPDFLLCSHVHEAEGIEEMVGPTKVINVGKEGTILNL encoded by the coding sequence ATGAGAATCTTAGCAGCAGGAGACTTGCATGGTGACAGAACATTGGCACAGCGTCTTGCAGAAAAGGCAGAAAAAGAACAGGTTGATTTAGTCATCATTACAGGAGATATCACGCATTTTGATCAGGGTTCAGATGGCATGATGGGTCCTTTTGTCAAGAAAAAGAAAAAAGTATTGTTTGTTCCTGGGAATCACGATAGCTTCGCGACAGCGGATTTTCTTGTTTCGATGTATGGGATCAAAAATATCCATGGCTATAGTGTCCGCTACGATGATGTTGGTATTTTTGGCTGCGGCGGCGCAAACGTTGGTCCAGTGACTATGCTCCAAGAAAAAGAAATTCAAGATTTATTGCAAAAAGGATTTGACAGAATTAAATATTTGCCGAAAAAAATCATGGTCACGCACGTCCATCCGAGTGAAACCGCGATGGAAAAATTCTCTACTTTTATCCCGGGAAGTTCTGGCGTCAAGAAAGCTGTTGAAGCAATGAAACCAGACTTTTTACTCTGTAGCCACGTGCACGAAGCAGAAGGAATCGAAGAAATGGTTGGTCCTACAAAAGTCATTAATGTAGGCAAAGAAGGAACGATTTTGAATTTGTGA
- a CDS encoding HAD family phosphatase, with product MIKLIIFDIGGILIQEPSSTVMYKNIAQFLGISEEEYNEARKPYWRLATTGELSLKQLYEKVLKKLNKNMKAEDVVKKHLEEYGVIEKVRNPEIIRIIEDLKINYEVVALTNTEQEMGEYNREHGLFQFFEKAFLSTELHMKKPDAVIFQKVLDECNVTADEALFIDDKEENTEGARELGIPCILYENPKQLKKMLEIML from the coding sequence ATGATCAAACTCATTATTTTCGACATTGGAGGAATCCTCATACAAGAACCTTCAAGTACAGTAATGTACAAAAACATCGCACAATTTCTTGGTATTTCTGAAGAAGAATATAATGAAGCAAGAAAACCATATTGGCGTCTTGCGACAACAGGAGAACTTTCTTTGAAACAACTCTATGAAAAAGTGTTGAAAAAATTAAACAAGAATATGAAAGCAGAAGATGTTGTCAAAAAACATTTGGAAGAATATGGAGTAATTGAAAAAGTAAGAAATCCTGAAATTATCAGAATCATTGAAGATCTGAAAATCAACTATGAAGTTGTTGCGCTCACAAATACAGAGCAGGAGATGGGCGAGTATAACCGAGAACATGGTTTATTTCAATTCTTTGAAAAAGCATTTCTCTCAACAGAACTGCACATGAAAAAACCAGATGCAGTTATTTTCCAGAAAGTGTTGGATGAATGCAATGTCACCGCAGACGAAGCGTTGTTTATTGACGACAAAGAAGAAAATACAGAAGGAGCGCGAGAGTTGGGCATTCCTTGCATTCTTTACGAAAATCCAAAGCAATTGAAGAAGATGTTGGAGATTATGTTATAA
- a CDS encoding 50S ribosomal protein L23 — translation METLIRYPLATEKAIRMIESENTMTFEVERKARKEDIKKQVETLYKVKVTKVNTMITPRGTKRAYVKLGMDTPAIDVATQLGLI, via the coding sequence ATGGAAACGCTGATAAGGTATCCACTTGCGACAGAAAAAGCGATTCGTATGATCGAATCCGAAAATACAATGACGTTTGAAGTAGAAAGAAAAGCAAGAAAGGAAGATATCAAGAAACAAGTCGAAACATTATACAAAGTTAAAGTCACAAAAGTAAACACAATGATCACGCCAAGGGGAACAAAGCGAGCGTATGTCAAGCTCGGAATGGACACTCCTGCGATTGATGTTGCGACACAACTAGGATTAATTTAA
- the rplV gene encoding 50S ribosomal protein L22 → MGLKYAFSAYNKELMARAVGRDLSISKKQSVEICKWIRYKSTSRAKRILEDAIKMERAIPYTRFNWNVGHRPGMGPGRYPIKASTEILALIKSAEANAQLKGLNTGNLHIVHINAQKAPTPHHYGRQRGTKMKRTHIEVVLQERAEKKTEEKAKSKTQKQEKQKEEKQTKEAKESKKE, encoded by the coding sequence ATGGGATTAAAATACGCGTTCAGCGCATACAACAAGGAGTTAATGGCACGAGCTGTTGGCAGAGATTTATCTATCTCTAAAAAACAGAGTGTCGAAATCTGCAAGTGGATTCGTTATAAATCAACAAGCAGAGCGAAAAGAATCCTTGAAGATGCGATCAAGATGGAACGAGCGATTCCATACACGCGCTTTAACTGGAACGTTGGTCACAGGCCAGGAATGGGTCCTGGGCGATATCCAATCAAAGCATCAACAGAAATTTTGGCGTTAATAAAATCAGCTGAAGCAAACGCGCAGCTCAAAGGATTAAACACAGGAAATTTACATATTGTGCATATTAACGCGCAAAAAGCGCCAACTCCGCATCATTATGGACGACAGAGGGGCACAAAAATGAAGCGCACGCACATTGAAGTAGTGTTGCAGGAAAGAGCAGAAAAGAAAACTGAAGAAAAAGCAAAATCAAAAACGCAGAAACAAGAAAAACAAAAAGAAGAGAAACAGACAAAAGAAGCGAAAGAAAGTAAAAAAGAATAA
- a CDS encoding 30S ribosomal protein S17, whose protein sequence is MTENQKTRNIGIDVKAPATACVNDKNCPFHGERVVRGRTLVGKISSAKVKRNATMEIERRVPLPKYERFEKRRTKIMVHNPECISAKEGDTVKVMETRKISKMKCFVIVEKQ, encoded by the coding sequence ATGACAGAAAATCAAAAAACAAGAAATATCGGCATTGATGTCAAAGCGCCTGCGACAGCATGTGTGAATGACAAGAACTGTCCGTTCCATGGAGAACGAGTAGTTCGGGGTCGAACACTTGTTGGAAAGATTAGCAGCGCAAAAGTAAAGCGAAACGCAACAATGGAAATTGAACGAAGAGTTCCTCTCCCAAAATACGAACGTTTCGAGAAAAGACGAACAAAAATCATGGTTCATAATCCTGAATGCATTAGTGCAAAAGAAGGAGATACAGTCAAAGTTATGGAAACACGAAAAATCAGTAAGATGAAATGCTTCGTGATAGTAGAGAAACAATAA
- a CDS encoding Fic family protein: MVYIHVKKVGNKQYYTLRVSYRNNNGNVLTKDLENLGTDISKISIEMLEKKYKKEVRESYRGLQRFLESEYYINKARKTKFKQNNFFTKEQREEIEATNFHFHRKFSSLDKLTKKEIFEMFLIKFAVSSTSIEGNTITLSEARRLFQENILPKNKTLREVYDLQNTKTVFFDLLERKPDVTAEVIAKVHDALLQNIDLRLGYRNHDIRILGEPFSPTPARYVKDDIKLLIEWYRKQRKNMHPLALAIFFHHKFENIHPFSDGNGRTGRMIMNLILIKENYAPFIILATQRKEYLAAMNEADQAIKKDLFSIDMKDYSKLFTFCTEQYTKTYWNTFLV, from the coding sequence ATGGTTTACATTCATGTCAAGAAGGTAGGCAATAAGCAGTATTATACCCTTCGAGTGTCCTATAGAAATAACAATGGAAATGTCCTCACAAAAGATCTTGAAAATTTAGGAACAGACATTAGTAAGATTAGTATTGAGATGCTTGAGAAAAAATATAAAAAAGAAGTGCGTGAATCGTATAGGGGACTCCAACGCTTTTTGGAATCAGAGTATTACATCAATAAAGCGAGAAAAACAAAGTTTAAACAAAATAATTTTTTTACTAAAGAACAGCGAGAGGAAATAGAGGCAACCAATTTTCATTTTCACCGTAAATTCTCTTCATTAGATAAGCTTACAAAAAAAGAAATTTTTGAAATGTTTCTTATTAAATTTGCTGTCAGTAGCACATCTATTGAGGGGAATACAATCACCTTATCAGAAGCGCGCCGGTTATTTCAGGAGAATATCCTTCCAAAAAATAAAACACTACGTGAAGTCTATGATTTACAAAACACGAAAACAGTATTTTTTGATTTATTGGAAAGAAAACCTGATGTCACAGCAGAGGTGATAGCAAAGGTTCATGATGCACTTCTACAAAATATTGACCTGCGTCTTGGTTATAGAAATCATGATATCCGTATTCTTGGAGAACCATTTTCACCTACTCCAGCACGATATGTGAAAGATGATATAAAATTATTGATAGAATGGTACAGAAAGCAGCGAAAGAACATGCATCCTCTTGCACTAGCTATCTTTTTTCATCACAAATTTGAGAATATTCATCCATTTTCTGATGGAAATGGACGTACTGGAAGAATGATAATGAATTTAATTTTAATAAAAGAAAATTATGCCCCCTTTATCATTCTTGCAACACAAAGAAAAGAATATTTAGCGGCAATGAATGAGGCGGATCAGGCAATAAAAAAAGATTTGTTTTCAATAGATATGAAAGATTATTCTAAATTGTTTACTTTTTGTACAGAACAGTATACAAAAACGTATTGGAATACATTTCTTGTTTAA
- a CDS encoding ribonuclease P protein subunit, which translates to MNADLIGATIEVVHANNKTLIGKKGKVLDETKNTITINTKEKKQKILKTHITFKIHKDKKFEEKIIEGKTITKRPYERIRG; encoded by the coding sequence ATGAATGCTGATTTGATCGGTGCAACAATTGAAGTGGTGCATGCGAACAACAAAACATTGATTGGGAAGAAAGGAAAAGTGTTGGATGAAACAAAAAACACGATTACCATAAACACAAAAGAAAAAAAACAAAAAATACTGAAAACACACATCACATTCAAAATTCACAAAGACAAAAAATTTGAGGAAAAAATAATCGAAGGAAAAACGATCACAAAAAGACCGTATGAACGAATAAGGGGATAA
- a CDS encoding 50S ribosomal protein L2, translated as MGKRLTVQRRGKGSPVFLSPSHKYVGKASHVSMKTAGKGKVTNLLHCAGHTAPLMTVKWDNGEEQLTIAPEGVRVNQTIECGTENTETGATLALKNIPEGTLVYNIEGIPGDGGKFARSGGVFAKVLARQGTSISIMLPSKKEKMFNENCRASVGIVAGGGRMEKPLLKAGTRYFKSRASAALWPVVSGQSQNAVEHPHGGARSSKKNKPDIARRFAPPGAKIGKIRPRRTGRKSR; from the coding sequence ATGGGTAAGCGATTAACAGTACAACGACGCGGAAAGGGCTCACCAGTATTCCTAAGCCCCAGCCATAAATACGTCGGAAAAGCAAGCCATGTTTCCATGAAAACAGCAGGAAAAGGAAAGGTCACAAACCTTCTCCATTGTGCTGGTCATACAGCTCCTTTAATGACAGTCAAATGGGATAATGGAGAAGAACAGTTAACCATTGCTCCTGAAGGAGTTCGCGTCAATCAAACAATTGAATGCGGCACAGAAAATACAGAAACAGGCGCAACACTTGCACTCAAAAATATTCCAGAAGGAACATTAGTGTATAACATTGAAGGAATTCCAGGAGATGGCGGAAAATTCGCGCGCAGCGGCGGCGTTTTCGCGAAAGTCCTTGCGCGACAAGGAACAAGTATCAGTATCATGCTTCCATCAAAAAAAGAAAAAATGTTCAATGAAAACTGCAGAGCGTCAGTCGGCATTGTTGCTGGCGGCGGAAGAATGGAAAAACCATTGTTAAAAGCAGGAACACGATATTTCAAATCCAGAGCAAGCGCGGCGCTTTGGCCAGTTGTTTCGGGACAATCACAGAACGCAGTAGAACACCCACATGGTGGTGCTCGTTCCAGCAAGAAGAACAAGCCAGACATTGCGAGACGATTCGCTCCACCTGGCGCAAAGATTGGTAAGATCAGACCACGAAGAACAGGTCGTAAGAGCAGATAA
- a CDS encoding 30S ribosomal protein S3, producing MGYKKIVEQKIKEFQIQEFIGTNLKQVGLSSSKLQMTPLGEKIVVNAARPGLIVGKKGQSIKRLTNQLKKKFNLENPQIEINEIENPNLDAQIIAERISTSMERFGSQRFKAIGHKVLEDVMNAGALGIEVVVSGKVPSARAKRWRFYQGYLKKSGDIAISGVRKAYSTAELKSGTVGIQVRIMPPIELPDRIKIRTPEETEQREAGKQEAKEEKHEEKKKTKKRAKKKESEKTAETKEEKTEVKEEAAEEKPE from the coding sequence ATGGGCTACAAAAAAATAGTTGAACAAAAAATCAAAGAATTCCAAATTCAGGAATTCATCGGCACAAATTTGAAACAGGTTGGTCTCAGCAGTTCAAAGTTGCAGATGACTCCGCTTGGAGAAAAGATTGTCGTCAACGCAGCGCGGCCTGGATTAATCGTCGGAAAAAAAGGACAGAGCATCAAACGCTTAACAAATCAGCTCAAGAAAAAGTTCAACTTAGAAAATCCACAAATTGAAATCAATGAAATTGAAAATCCTAACCTCGATGCGCAAATCATTGCGGAAAGAATCTCCACATCAATGGAACGATTCGGCTCACAGCGATTTAAAGCAATCGGACACAAAGTATTGGAAGATGTCATGAATGCTGGTGCATTGGGAATTGAAGTGGTCGTGTCAGGAAAAGTTCCAAGCGCGCGAGCAAAACGATGGCGCTTTTATCAGGGCTACTTGAAAAAAAGCGGCGACATTGCAATAAGTGGAGTTAGAAAAGCGTACAGCACAGCGGAATTAAAATCAGGAACAGTAGGAATCCAAGTGCGCATTATGCCACCAATTGAATTACCAGATCGTATCAAAATTCGAACTCCTGAAGAAACTGAACAAAGAGAAGCAGGAAAACAGGAAGCAAAAGAAGAAAAGCACGAAGAGAAGAAAAAAACAAAAAAACGCGCGAAGAAAAAAGAAAGTGAAAAAACAGCAGAAACAAAAGAAGAAAAAACTGAAGTAAAAGAAGAAGCTGCTGAAGAAAAGCCTGAATGA
- a CDS encoding 50S ribosomal protein L24, with translation MKQEWSAQWKASVQPRKQRKYRVNAPLHMKRTFMHAHLAKDLRKKYARRQISLRKDDKVKIMNGDFKGKEGKVSEIDMKSGRVFVEGIDRVKKDGSKARIPLQVSNLMITALGKEDKRIKKQEAKKAEKKTEEKSKAKKQ, from the coding sequence ATGAAACAAGAATGGTCAGCACAGTGGAAGGCAAGTGTACAGCCACGAAAACAAAGAAAGTACCGTGTTAACGCGCCGCTCCACATGAAAAGAACATTTATGCACGCGCATCTTGCGAAAGATTTGCGTAAAAAGTACGCAAGACGACAAATTTCCTTGCGAAAAGACGACAAAGTAAAAATCATGAATGGCGACTTCAAAGGAAAAGAAGGAAAAGTCAGCGAAATTGACATGAAATCAGGTCGTGTATTTGTCGAAGGAATTGACCGAGTGAAAAAAGACGGATCAAAAGCGCGAATCCCATTACAAGTATCAAATCTCATGATTACTGCTCTTGGAAAAGAAGACAAGAGAATCAAAAAACAAGAAGCAAAGAAAGCAGAAAAGAAAACTGAAGAAAAATCAAAAGCAAAAAAACAATAA
- a CDS encoding 30S ribosomal protein S19, producing the protein MALKEFKYRGKTIDELKKMSLKEVALLLPSRERRKINAGFTEQEKIFLEKLQSKQKKVKTHCRDMIVLPVMVGRTVGIHAGKEFKDVEIIADMIGHRLGEFALTRSRVAHNAPGIGATKSSASLSVK; encoded by the coding sequence ATGGCATTAAAAGAATTCAAGTACAGAGGAAAAACAATCGACGAGTTAAAGAAGATGAGTTTGAAAGAAGTAGCGCTCTTGCTTCCTTCCCGAGAACGAAGAAAAATAAATGCGGGATTCACAGAACAGGAAAAAATATTCCTTGAAAAACTACAATCAAAACAAAAGAAAGTAAAAACACACTGCAGAGATATGATTGTTCTTCCAGTAATGGTTGGAAGAACTGTTGGAATTCATGCAGGAAAAGAATTCAAAGATGTTGAAATTATAGCGGATATGATTGGACACAGACTTGGAGAATTTGCGTTAACGAGAAGCCGTGTTGCGCACAACGCGCCAGGTATCGGAGCAACCAAATCCAGTGCGTCATTATCTGTCAAATAA
- a CDS encoding 50S ribosomal protein L3: MPKAHNPRHGSMQVWPRKRANRPYPNIGSWKVTADLKETNLLGFAGYKAGMTHVMIVDNRAKSPSKGQEIAVPVTVIECPPIKIASARFYKDTLKGFQVVKELRFKAEKELKRKLPVIKNSKEAELESIKPEEYTDIRINVYTQPKLVGFKKKPELFEMALSGSVADKLAYIKNNVGKEIKASQIFKAGQIVDTIAVTRGKGFQGPVKRFGVSIRRHKSEKTKRGPGSLGGWIAQAHFMYRVAHAGQMGYHNRTEYNKWIIKISDKAEEVNPKGGFLHYGNVKNEYLLVKGSVQGPAKRLIRFNFPKRPNHFNPKDAPSVTYTSLESKQ; encoded by the coding sequence ATGCCAAAAGCACACAATCCAAGACACGGAAGCATGCAGGTCTGGCCGCGAAAGCGCGCAAACAGACCGTATCCAAATATTGGATCCTGGAAAGTTACCGCGGATTTGAAAGAGACAAACCTCTTGGGTTTTGCAGGATACAAAGCAGGAATGACGCATGTCATGATTGTGGACAACAGAGCAAAATCACCTTCTAAAGGACAAGAAATTGCGGTGCCAGTCACTGTTATCGAATGCCCGCCAATAAAAATCGCGTCAGCGCGTTTCTACAAAGACACATTAAAAGGATTCCAAGTAGTTAAAGAACTTCGCTTCAAAGCAGAAAAAGAATTAAAAAGAAAATTACCTGTTATCAAAAACAGTAAAGAAGCAGAGTTAGAAAGTATCAAACCTGAAGAATACACAGACATCCGAATAAACGTTTACACGCAGCCAAAACTTGTTGGTTTCAAGAAAAAACCTGAACTCTTTGAAATGGCTTTGAGTGGTTCAGTTGCGGACAAGCTTGCGTATATTAAAAACAACGTCGGCAAAGAAATTAAAGCGTCACAAATTTTCAAAGCAGGACAAATAGTTGATACAATCGCAGTCACAAGAGGAAAAGGGTTCCAAGGTCCAGTAAAAAGATTTGGTGTTTCGATAAGACGACACAAGTCAGAAAAAACAAAAAGAGGACCTGGATCACTTGGTGGTTGGATTGCGCAAGCACACTTCATGTATAGAGTTGCGCATGCGGGGCAAATGGGCTACCACAATAGAACAGAATATAACAAATGGATTATCAAAATTTCCGACAAAGCAGAAGAAGTCAACCCAAAAGGAGGATTTCTCCACTATGGAAATGTCAAAAATGAATATCTCTTAGTGAAAGGATCTGTACAGGGACCAGCAAAGCGATTAATCCGCTTCAATTTCCCGAAGAGACCAAATCATTTTAATCCGAAGGATGCGCCAAGCGTAACCTACACAAGTTTAGAATCAAAACAATAA
- a CDS encoding uL14 family ribosomal protein, with the protein MKGLKAKITRALPFSSRLDVVDNSGAKIVRIYTVYKIKTKKGRRASAGVSDLINTNVIKGKPEMKKKSVLAVVIRQKKEFRRRDGTRVQFEDNAAVVVKDNKGNPQGTLIKGPVAKEVCERWPAIAKIATIIV; encoded by the coding sequence ATGAAAGGACTTAAAGCAAAAATCACCCGTGCGCTTCCATTCTCCTCGAGATTGGATGTTGTGGATAACAGCGGAGCAAAGATTGTTCGTATTTACACAGTCTACAAGATCAAAACAAAGAAAGGAAGACGAGCATCAGCAGGAGTAAGCGATCTCATCAACACAAACGTCATCAAAGGAAAGCCTGAGATGAAAAAGAAGAGTGTACTTGCTGTTGTTATCAGACAGAAAAAAGAATTCAGAAGACGCGATGGAACGCGAGTACAATTTGAAGACAACGCGGCAGTTGTTGTGAAAGATAATAAAGGAAACCCACAGGGAACATTGATCAAAGGACCTGTCGCGAAAGAAGTTTGTGAACGATGGCCTGCGATCGCGAAGATCGCGACAATTATAGTCTAA
- a CDS encoding 50S ribosomal protein L4 — protein sequence MKISVYSLQKTEVSKKDLPACFQAEVRPDVVKKAVLAIRANKRQPYGADPTAGMKQVSKVSRRRRDYQTSYGHGISRSPRKVLGRRGTRFIWAGAIAAGTVGGKAAHPPKVEKNWDQKINKNENRIAIKSGLTAAMKKDLVSEQGHVLPEHYPFLVETKFEDLAKTKDVVAALEKLGLTEELSRASRKKMRTGRSKMRGRSYKKAKGPLIVVSGACKAQKAAGGIPGVDVVNVKYLNAEILAPSIKPGRLTIFTEAAIEKIAKDNLYA from the coding sequence ATGAAAATTTCAGTATACTCATTGCAAAAAACAGAAGTAAGCAAGAAAGATCTTCCTGCGTGCTTTCAGGCAGAAGTACGCCCAGATGTAGTGAAGAAAGCAGTACTTGCAATCAGAGCAAATAAGAGACAACCATACGGCGCGGATCCAACTGCGGGTATGAAACAGGTTTCAAAAGTTTCGAGAAGAAGACGAGATTATCAAACATCGTATGGTCACGGCATTTCACGATCACCACGAAAAGTCCTTGGAAGACGAGGAACACGATTTATTTGGGCAGGAGCAATCGCGGCAGGAACAGTCGGTGGAAAAGCAGCGCATCCTCCAAAAGTAGAAAAGAACTGGGATCAGAAAATAAACAAGAATGAAAACAGAATCGCGATCAAATCAGGATTAACAGCAGCAATGAAAAAAGACCTTGTGAGTGAACAAGGACATGTGCTTCCTGAACATTATCCATTCCTTGTAGAAACAAAGTTTGAAGATCTTGCAAAAACAAAAGATGTTGTTGCAGCGTTGGAAAAACTTGGACTCACAGAAGAACTCAGCCGAGCAAGCAGAAAAAAGATGAGAACAGGAAGAAGTAAAATGCGCGGAAGAAGTTACAAGAAAGCAAAAGGACCATTAATTGTTGTTTCAGGAGCATGCAAAGCGCAAAAAGCTGCTGGCGGAATTCCAGGAGTGGACGTTGTGAATGTCAAATACCTCAACGCGGAAATATTGGCACCAAGCATCAAACCAGGACGATTAACTATATTTACAGAAGCTGCAATTGAAAAAATTGCGAAAGATAATTTATACGCATAA
- the rpmC gene encoding 50S ribosomal protein L29 encodes MKATDLQKLTVKELKEKLSEMQNQLIKERAQAARGTQSKNPMIIKNTRKVIARIMQLLATKKDVEVVKKA; translated from the coding sequence ATGAAAGCAACAGACCTGCAAAAACTGACAGTAAAAGAGTTGAAAGAAAAACTCAGTGAAATGCAGAACCAACTCATCAAAGAGCGAGCGCAAGCTGCTCGAGGAACACAATCAAAGAATCCAATGATAATTAAAAATACACGAAAAGTAATTGCGCGAATAATGCAATTGCTTGCAACAAAAAAAGACGTGGAGGTTGTTAAAAAAGCATGA
- a CDS encoding phosphotransferase gives MRQTYTKQFLQKILYQYQDKGEIVKYFLFTSGFENSNYYVKTEQGEYVIKIFDGIGMKKENILFEIELMIFCAKSACKVPRVFETENKSWHAEEQRKIAILMEYIPAENCFKKTISDKVIAQVGEEAGKMDNVLRKFNGSIAPRKNYEWDMQHFLALEKAISLLPKYVDKEIMRTIFKNFQKIKPQFDALPKTIIHNDIAAHNILVKENELKAIIDFSDAAASCCIQNIAVFLCQSVLSYNWAPEQATIFLRAYERYNPITKEERLLLYDLVCARYATIIVEFNRWNKMYGEDPQRTEYIKDNYEFLQKFSEIGKGKFKEMIL, from the coding sequence ATGAGACAAACCTATACCAAACAATTTTTACAAAAGATCTTGTACCAATACCAAGACAAAGGAGAGATTGTAAAGTATTTTCTGTTTACTTCTGGGTTTGAGAACTCAAATTATTATGTCAAGACAGAGCAAGGAGAATACGTCATAAAAATATTCGATGGCATAGGCATGAAGAAAGAAAACATTCTTTTTGAAATAGAACTGATGATATTTTGCGCAAAAAGCGCGTGTAAAGTGCCGAGAGTATTCGAAACAGAAAACAAAAGTTGGCATGCGGAAGAGCAAAGAAAGATAGCGATCTTAATGGAATACATTCCCGCGGAAAACTGCTTCAAAAAAACAATTTCAGATAAAGTAATTGCGCAAGTGGGAGAAGAAGCAGGAAAGATGGACAATGTGCTGAGAAAATTTAATGGAAGCATTGCCCCAAGAAAAAACTATGAATGGGATATGCAGCATTTTCTTGCGTTAGAAAAAGCAATTTCTCTGTTGCCAAAATATGTTGATAAAGAAATAATGAGAACTATTTTTAAGAATTTTCAAAAAATAAAGCCACAATTTGACGCGCTGCCAAAAACAATTATTCACAACGACATTGCTGCGCATAACATTCTTGTGAAAGAGAATGAACTCAAAGCAATTATAGACTTTAGTGATGCAGCAGCAAGCTGCTGTATCCAGAACATCGCGGTATTTCTTTGTCAGTCGGTGTTGAGCTATAACTGGGCGCCAGAACAAGCAACCATTTTTTTGCGCGCATATGAGAGATATAATCCAATAACAAAAGAAGAGCGTTTGCTGCTTTATGATCTTGTTTGTGCAAGGTACGCGACAATAATTGTAGAGTTTAACAGATGGAATAAAATGTATGGTGAAGATCCACAGAGAACAGAGTATATCAAAGATAATTATGAATTTCTGCAAAAATTTTCTGAGATAGGAAAAGGAAAATTTAAGGAAATGATCTTATAA
- a CDS encoding 30S ribosomal protein S4e, with the protein MKRHLKRLAAPAKWNIERRSTKFVARPMPSGHSLDMCLPLNIFMKEIAGYAKTTKEVKTILQNKNVLINGRRRKDHRAAAGFLDIIEMDSMEHVRVILDARGKISYVKVPAKEANLKVSKIIGKSAVKGNKLQINMNDGYNFLLTGKEKYHVGDSLVIDVKTGKIVEHLPFDKHMTVLLVEGKQIGHTGKITDVDKETVTIKLQNGAEYKTKKSCAFVVGKEHPAVTVQKQE; encoded by the coding sequence ATGAAACGACATTTAAAACGATTGGCAGCACCTGCAAAATGGAATATCGAACGAAGAAGTACAAAGTTCGTTGCGCGCCCAATGCCAAGCGGCCATAGTTTAGACATGTGCCTTCCATTAAACATTTTCATGAAAGAAATCGCAGGATACGCAAAGACAACAAAAGAAGTCAAAACAATCTTGCAGAATAAAAATGTCCTCATCAATGGACGAAGAAGAAAAGATCATAGAGCAGCAGCAGGTTTCCTTGATATTATAGAAATGGATAGCATGGAACACGTCCGTGTTATTTTAGACGCGCGAGGAAAAATAAGCTATGTCAAAGTTCCAGCAAAAGAAGCGAATCTCAAAGTAAGCAAAATTATTGGAAAGAGCGCGGTAAAAGGAAACAAATTACAGATCAACATGAACGACGGGTACAATTTCCTCCTTACAGGAAAAGAAAAATACCATGTTGGAGACTCACTTGTTATTGATGTAAAAACAGGAAAAATTGTTGAGCATCTTCCGTTTGACAAACACATGACAGTATTGCTTGTCGAAGGAAAACAGATCGGTCACACAGGAAAGATCACTGATGTTGACAAAGAAACAGTTACTATCAAATTGCAGAATGGTGCAGAATACAAAACAAAGAAAAGCTGTGCGTTTGTTGTAGGAAAAGAACATCCTGCAGTCACCGTGCAAAAACAGGAATAA
- a CDS encoding translation initiation factor, with protein sequence MSKICNTCGLPEDLCVCETIAKESQKITIYIERKKFGKKYTVVQGIDTKEIDIKDIAKALKSKLACGGTAKGGVIELQGEHIQRVMSYLVELGFAPETIRIGDERRR encoded by the coding sequence ATGAGCAAAATCTGCAACACGTGTGGCCTACCTGAAGACCTTTGCGTTTGTGAAACAATCGCGAAAGAAAGTCAGAAAATCACCATTTACATTGAACGAAAAAAATTCGGAAAAAAGTATACAGTGGTTCAAGGTATAGACACAAAAGAGATTGACATCAAAGACATCGCGAAAGCGTTGAAGTCAAAACTTGCGTGTGGCGGAACAGCAAAAGGAGGCGTCATTGAACTCCAAGGAGAGCATATCCAACGAGTCATGAGTTACCTTGTAGAGCTGGGCTTTGCGCCAGAAACAATCAGAATCGGCGATGAACGCCGAAGATAA